A segment of the Thermodesulfobacteriota bacterium genome:
GTCGAGCAGCGTCTCCCCCTTGCTCACGCTCGACGTGGAGGAGCTGAAGTTCACCACGTCGGCCGACAGCCGCTTCCCGGCGATCTCGAAGGAGGTGCGGGTCCGCGTGCTCGCCTCGAAGAACAGGTTGACGACGGTCTTGCCTCGCAGCGCCGGGACCTTCTTGATGTCGCGGGAGAGGACGTCCTCCATGGAACGGGCGGTGTCGATGACGAAGCCGATCTCTTCCGGCCGGAAGTCGGAAAGCCCCAGGACGTGCTTCCGTCTCCATTCCATGCGCTACTCCCCCTTCTCCGGAGCGCCTTCGTTGAGGACCACTTTCCACTCTTCGGGTTTCCCTTCGACCCGGACCCGCACCTGCTCGGTCCGGGAAGTGGGCACGTTCCTTCCCACATAATCGGCGCGGATCGGAAGCTCCCGGTGCCCCCGGTCGATGAGCACCGCGAGCTGGATGTTCTTCGGCCGGCCGAGATCCACCAGGGCGTCCATGGCGGCGCGGATCGACCGGCCGGTATAGAGGACGTCGTCCACCAGGATCACCCGCTTGTCGTCGATGGAAAACGGGATCTCCGTCCGCTTGAGGCGCGCCTGGTACCCCGCCTTCCCCAGGTCGTCCCGGTACAGGGTGATGTCGACGAATCCCGCCGGAACTTCGATGCCCTCGATCGTCCTGATGTTTCGCTGGATCGCCTGCGACAGCGGCACGCCGCCCTGGGCGACCCCCACCAGCACGATGTCGGACGCCCCCTTGTTCTTTTCGAGGATCTCGTGGGTCAGCCGCGTAAGGACGCGGTCGACCCCCTTCGCGTCCAGGATGACCTTCTCGCCGGCCTTTCTCATGCGTTACCGCCTTTCCCGGGGCAACATCGCGATTTCAGGGCAAAAAAAATGCCTCCCCCTTT
Coding sequences within it:
- the pyrR gene encoding bifunctional pyr operon transcriptional regulator/uracil phosphoribosyltransferase PyrR, giving the protein MRKAGEKVILDAKGVDRVLTRLTHEILEKNKGASDIVLVGVAQGGVPLSQAIQRNIRTIEGIEVPAGFVDITLYRDDLGKAGYQARLKRTEIPFSIDDKRVILVDDVLYTGRSIRAAMDALVDLGRPKNIQLAVLIDRGHRELPIRADYVGRNVPTSRTEQVRVRVEGKPEEWKVVLNEGAPEKGE